The following proteins are co-located in the Paludibaculum fermentans genome:
- a CDS encoding GNAT family N-acetyltransferase, whose amino-acid sequence MGRLLKYGMGAIPCLETPRLALRPLELRDAAQVQVLFPQWAVVRYLANVVPWPYPEDGALVHYRDRALPAMARGDEWHWSLRLKTDPEQLIGSICLMRGEENNRGFWLGVPWQGQGLMTEAVEVVTDYWFDVLGFPVLRVPKAIANTASRRISEKSGMRVVAVEDRDYVSGRLPTEIWAIRAEEWRARRGALRHKR is encoded by the coding sequence ATGGGTCGATTGTTAAAATATGGCATGGGCGCCATCCCCTGCCTCGAAACGCCGCGTCTTGCGTTGCGGCCCCTGGAACTGCGGGATGCGGCCCAGGTACAAGTGCTGTTTCCACAGTGGGCGGTGGTGCGTTATCTGGCCAACGTTGTGCCCTGGCCGTATCCCGAGGACGGAGCGCTGGTTCACTACCGCGATCGGGCTTTGCCGGCCATGGCGCGTGGCGACGAATGGCATTGGTCGCTGCGGTTGAAGACGGATCCGGAGCAACTTATCGGCAGCATCTGCCTGATGCGCGGCGAGGAGAACAATCGCGGGTTCTGGCTGGGCGTGCCCTGGCAGGGGCAGGGCCTGATGACGGAAGCCGTGGAGGTGGTCACCGACTACTGGTTCGACGTCTTGGGATTCCCGGTGCTGCGAGTACCCAAAGCGATCGCGAATACAGCGTCGCGGCGGATTTCGGAAAAGAGCGGGATGCGGGTGGTGGCGGTGGAAGACCGGGACTATGTCAGCGGGCGGTTGCCAACTGAGATATGGGCGATCCGGGCGGAGGAGTGGCGGGCACGGCGGGGGGCCTTGCGGCATAAGCGCTAA
- the lexA gene encoding transcriptional repressor LexA produces MIRSATLTARQMQVLAFVKDRQRDTGMVPTIQETATHFGFKSLNSAREHFRLIEKKGFIHRVPGRSRGLVVVRPEGAGDQDSARVPLLGRIPAGHPVLAHEDTEALLTLPAGMFHGGGLFALRVRGTSMEGVGILDGDIAVLDSMKEVKDGAIAAILIEDEATLKHVYRRPEGLLLKAENPMFRDIEVPPAAAERARVLGALVGVVRKV; encoded by the coding sequence ATGATCCGTTCAGCGACTTTGACAGCTCGGCAGATGCAAGTGCTAGCGTTCGTGAAGGATCGACAGCGGGACACGGGCATGGTCCCGACAATCCAGGAAACGGCGACGCACTTCGGTTTCAAAAGCTTAAACTCCGCGCGTGAGCATTTTCGCCTTATCGAAAAGAAGGGCTTCATCCACCGTGTTCCGGGACGTTCCCGTGGACTGGTGGTGGTCCGACCCGAGGGTGCGGGTGATCAGGATTCGGCCCGCGTGCCACTGCTTGGCAGGATTCCCGCTGGGCATCCCGTTCTTGCGCACGAAGACACTGAAGCACTGCTCACTCTACCGGCCGGCATGTTCCACGGAGGCGGCCTTTTCGCGCTCCGCGTACGCGGAACCAGCATGGAGGGAGTCGGCATCCTCGACGGAGACATCGCGGTTCTTGATTCGATGAAGGAGGTGAAAGATGGAGCGATTGCGGCTATTCTGATTGAGGATGAGGCAACGCTCAAGCACGTGTATCGTCGGCCGGAAGGACTTCTTTTAAAAGCAGAGAACCCGATGTTCCGCGATATTGAGGTTCCCCCCGCCGCCGCTGAGCGAGCGCGGGTGCTGGGTGCGTTGGTCGGGGTTGTTAGGAAGGTCTGA
- a CDS encoding HsdM family class I SAM-dependent methyltransferase: MPDTHTSPKVGRLKRLANALGCPELILLDSEVNASQLEYLDLVPAKTGALLLPDAVAEFQGRPLLYLVDDAGEAGKSPLQVAQVQGLQTLLANRSEHACLGVVRPGSLDVYPINLDRKALTEANFKTIQISDPDAPAFFQSLATGTFDLPGRPDQADYVYESIYGLLTAASTQLAGGKDKAGPMRGLEVLSTTGRALFFRFLIDRRIVLPSEVAEISPGADGLKDAFSNAENAAATSCWLDETFNGDLLPLVQGLTPETSSEERLRIYLRFYRDAGVATGQQLFRHLEAILQGWKHVGGTQFQTALDWDDFDFAHIPIGVLSQVYETFSHQWDEEHAEETSVYYTPRHLARILVEEAFAGLEQPADAVVLDPACGAGVFLVLAFRQLVRRNWEKQGARPDTRTIQRILYKQLRGFEVSESALRLTALALYISAIELNSTQRPPRSLKFPRPLRDEVLFNFGRHELEQQHGFAMGSLGPEVPVAFNNFFDIVVTNPPWTRLRATAKDAKARTEDKKRVAETNAAFTALTRRALAARGLEAVASGYTNPDNNPDLPFLWRATEWSKQGGIIAMALPGRVILKQSAKGKAARDAIMLGLAVTGILNGSDLEKTPVWPKMDLPFILLFARNTLPRPDHRFHFATPVRENRLSSRGQFRLDYQAAESLAVQAVIEKPWMFKALAVGTVLDVDIVDRLTQRSVRDFWTANGLYSGEGYNLSPGLEQRPADHLFNLPDFEVPESGFSIRPEELTTWREVHKRETAHFPRNERLYAAPLVIVPQTPHESREQPKAFVSRLAALAFSKSNYGFSAATSPDGQVIASALYLALHSSLYQHFCLMRSSRQGASFRTILKEDVEAFPFPDPTRLSDADKRRTIELAQALETRVTKPWDEIDDFIFRLYGLDEHDATVVRDTVAFCGPYRSIRQPAELPAGPDDLEVFRGYLEDMLQPLFQVADQKCAVRVLGAGEWYPPWRFVSVILAGDKLGDTQKLLKRLMVEAGKTGASRIVLRVPNGGLLVGIVNQRRFWTRSRARLCSLNIERHHLDAFPLPAQ, from the coding sequence ATGCCAGACACTCACACCTCCCCGAAGGTCGGTCGCCTGAAAAGGCTCGCGAACGCGTTGGGGTGTCCAGAACTGATCCTGCTGGACTCCGAGGTTAACGCATCTCAGTTGGAGTACTTGGACCTGGTGCCCGCCAAAACCGGTGCTCTCCTGCTGCCAGATGCAGTAGCGGAGTTTCAGGGCCGACCGCTACTGTATCTGGTCGACGACGCCGGTGAAGCAGGCAAATCGCCGCTGCAAGTCGCGCAGGTTCAAGGACTGCAAACACTGCTCGCGAACCGCAGCGAACATGCCTGCCTGGGCGTAGTGAGGCCCGGGTCACTCGACGTTTATCCCATCAATCTTGATCGCAAGGCTCTGACTGAAGCGAATTTCAAGACGATTCAGATATCCGACCCGGATGCGCCGGCATTCTTCCAAAGCCTCGCGACGGGGACCTTCGATCTGCCGGGACGTCCAGATCAAGCAGACTACGTGTACGAGAGTATCTACGGACTCCTCACCGCGGCGTCCACGCAACTTGCTGGGGGAAAGGATAAGGCCGGCCCGATGCGTGGTTTGGAAGTGCTCTCCACGACAGGCCGCGCGCTGTTTTTTCGCTTCTTGATCGACCGCCGCATCGTCTTACCCTCAGAAGTTGCCGAGATCTCCCCCGGAGCCGACGGCTTGAAGGACGCCTTTTCGAATGCGGAGAATGCGGCCGCCACCTCCTGCTGGCTCGATGAGACGTTTAACGGCGACCTTCTTCCGTTGGTCCAGGGGTTGACGCCAGAGACCAGTTCGGAGGAGCGACTCCGCATATACCTACGTTTCTATCGCGATGCAGGCGTGGCAACAGGTCAACAACTGTTCAGGCACTTGGAGGCAATTCTTCAAGGCTGGAAGCACGTTGGCGGCACTCAGTTTCAGACTGCGTTGGATTGGGACGACTTTGACTTTGCCCACATTCCAATTGGCGTCCTCAGCCAGGTCTATGAAACATTCAGCCACCAGTGGGATGAGGAGCATGCAGAAGAAACTAGTGTGTATTACACCCCGAGACACCTCGCCAGGATCCTGGTGGAAGAGGCGTTCGCAGGGCTAGAACAGCCGGCTGATGCAGTTGTGCTCGACCCGGCATGTGGTGCCGGCGTGTTTCTCGTTCTTGCTTTCCGCCAACTTGTCCGGAGGAATTGGGAGAAACAGGGCGCTAGACCGGACACACGCACGATCCAGAGGATCCTCTACAAGCAACTTCGGGGCTTTGAGGTAAGTGAGTCTGCCCTAAGATTGACCGCTCTGGCGCTCTACATATCCGCGATCGAACTGAATTCCACACAGCGGCCGCCGCGCAGTCTCAAGTTTCCACGGCCACTGCGAGATGAAGTATTGTTCAATTTTGGCCGCCATGAATTGGAGCAACAGCACGGATTTGCGATGGGCAGCCTTGGTCCCGAGGTGCCGGTGGCTTTCAACAATTTCTTCGATATCGTAGTGACGAACCCTCCCTGGACTCGCTTGCGAGCCACGGCTAAGGACGCGAAGGCCAGGACAGAAGATAAGAAGCGGGTCGCTGAGACCAATGCTGCATTCACCGCTTTGACGCGTCGCGCTCTCGCCGCGCGTGGCCTTGAAGCGGTCGCCAGTGGCTACACAAACCCGGACAACAACCCCGACCTGCCGTTTCTGTGGCGTGCGACCGAATGGTCGAAACAGGGAGGCATCATCGCGATGGCGTTGCCGGGCCGCGTCATCCTTAAGCAAAGCGCCAAAGGCAAAGCTGCTCGTGATGCCATCATGCTCGGACTGGCGGTGACCGGAATCCTAAACGGCTCGGATCTGGAGAAGACGCCAGTATGGCCCAAGATGGACCTGCCGTTCATCCTCCTGTTCGCTCGGAACACTCTCCCGCGGCCAGACCACCGTTTTCATTTTGCAACGCCAGTTCGTGAAAACCGTCTTAGCAGTCGCGGCCAGTTTCGGCTCGACTACCAAGCCGCAGAATCTCTGGCTGTGCAGGCCGTTATTGAAAAGCCATGGATGTTTAAGGCACTCGCAGTGGGCACGGTACTCGACGTCGACATAGTTGACAGACTCACTCAGAGGTCTGTACGCGATTTCTGGACAGCCAACGGATTGTACTCTGGCGAGGGGTACAACTTGTCGCCGGGGTTAGAACAGCGGCCAGCTGACCATCTGTTTAATCTCCCTGATTTCGAAGTCCCCGAGAGTGGTTTTTCTATCCGGCCAGAGGAGCTAACCACCTGGCGGGAAGTACACAAACGGGAGACCGCTCATTTCCCTCGCAATGAGCGATTGTACGCCGCCCCGCTTGTCATTGTTCCACAGACTCCGCACGAATCGAGGGAGCAACCCAAGGCGTTTGTATCAAGGCTAGCTGCGCTCGCATTTTCAAAAAGCAACTATGGTTTCTCAGCAGCCACGTCCCCTGATGGGCAGGTAATTGCATCCGCCCTTTACCTCGCCTTACACAGTAGCCTGTATCAGCATTTTTGCTTGATGAGGAGCTCACGCCAAGGAGCGAGCTTCCGAACAATACTTAAAGAAGACGTAGAGGCATTCCCATTCCCCGATCCAACTCGGCTTTCCGACGCGGATAAGCGTCGCACAATTGAGCTTGCCCAGGCTTTGGAAACGCGAGTCACAAAGCCCTGGGACGAAATTGATGATTTCATCTTCAGACTCTATGGACTTGATGAACATGATGCCACCGTCGTACGGGACACCGTTGCTTTCTGCGGCCCATATCGCTCTATTCGTCAACCCGCAGAGCTGCCGGCTGGCCCCGACGACCTAGAAGTGTTCCGCGGTTATCTGGAGGACATGCTGCAACCGCTGTTCCAGGTCGCGGACCAAAAATGCGCCGTCCGGGTGCTCGGCGCGGGCGAGTGGTATCCGCCTTGGAGGTTCGTGTCCGTGATTCTCGCCGGCGACAAATTGGGCGACACCCAGAAACTACTGAAGCGCTTGATGGTCGAAGCTGGCAAGACTGGAGCGAGCCGAATTGTGCTTCGAGTGCCGAACGGCGGGCTCCTCGTCGGAATCGTCAATCAGCGCAGGTTTTGGACTCGGAGCCGGGCGCGACTGTGCAGCCTGAACATCGAGCGGCACCATTTGGATGCTTTTCCTCTCCCTGCGCAATGA
- a CDS encoding DUF6429 family protein translates to MDYDQDKVDEAVLALLSLTIHDEDEWGASTWKSHDWAVMDRLHAKGYISNPRGKAKSVVLTPEAAALSRALFERYFAKTTQKAGAD, encoded by the coding sequence ATGGATTACGACCAGGATAAGGTCGACGAGGCAGTGCTGGCGTTGTTGAGCCTGACGATTCACGACGAGGATGAATGGGGCGCTTCCACTTGGAAGTCCCACGACTGGGCTGTCATGGACCGCCTGCACGCCAAGGGGTACATTTCGAACCCGAGAGGCAAGGCGAAATCGGTGGTCCTGACTCCAGAGGCAGCGGCATTGTCGCGTGCCCTCTTCGAGCGGTATTTTGCGAAGACGACGCAGAAGGCGGGGGCCGACTGA
- a CDS encoding CmcI family methyltransferase, with product MLITIDTEAAVLTVTEGGHQATHPLYSPDAFHLLSREWLKLGWNLGHWTTFSWMGRQFLQLPDDMLRLAEAIWRLRPAVIVETGIYDGGSTLWFASLCRLMGHGRVISVESEIRPPVRQAIEEHAAGLVTLVEGDSSAPATAAAVRSLVPPGETAFVFLDSDHRKQHVAAELRNFAPLVTGGSYVVVADSNMPELAHLPDGDKSWEFDNPGAAVADFLVDHPEFQRERFVPAFGEPVDFSGLSYFGNTWLRRAAEA from the coding sequence ATGCTCATCACAATTGATACGGAAGCCGCGGTGCTCACCGTCACTGAAGGCGGGCATCAGGCCACGCATCCCCTGTACAGCCCGGATGCCTTTCATCTATTGTCGCGCGAGTGGTTGAAACTCGGCTGGAATCTCGGCCATTGGACCACCTTCTCCTGGATGGGGCGGCAATTCCTGCAATTGCCGGACGACATGTTGCGCCTGGCTGAGGCGATCTGGCGGCTCCGGCCCGCTGTGATCGTGGAGACGGGCATCTATGACGGTGGCAGCACCCTCTGGTTCGCCTCGCTCTGCCGGCTGATGGGGCACGGCCGCGTGATCTCCGTGGAATCCGAGATCCGGCCGCCCGTGCGCCAGGCGATCGAAGAACACGCCGCCGGGCTCGTCACTTTGGTGGAAGGCGATTCCAGCGCCCCTGCCACCGCTGCCGCTGTGCGCTCGCTGGTGCCGCCCGGAGAGACCGCCTTCGTCTTCCTGGACAGCGACCATCGAAAACAGCACGTCGCCGCCGAACTGCGGAACTTCGCGCCGCTGGTCACGGGCGGCTCCTACGTCGTCGTCGCCGACAGCAACATGCCGGAACTGGCCCATCTGCCGGATGGAGACAAATCCTGGGAGTTCGACAATCCCGGCGCCGCGGTGGCTGATTTCCTCGTGGATCACCCGGAGTTCCAGCGTGAACGCTTCGTCCCTGCCTTTGGAGAGCCCGTCGACTTCTCCGGCCTCAGCTACTTCGGCAACACCTGGCTGCGGCGCGCGGCCGAAGCGTAA
- a CDS encoding class I SAM-dependent methyltransferase, producing MNSSRWSREEMERHDAEAAERFPGPDYRQALQWLHEIVKPRVYVEIGVHCGDSLRLAAHAEVAVGVDPAAEIAQEVPGPMHVFRMTSDEFFRRSLLEGLCAERPIDLAFIDGLHLFEQVMRDIHGLERYAGPDTIIALHDTIPLNAETSERIRRTEFHTGDVWKAVAWLHTHRPELRIVTIPAAPTGLTLIRGFGSGRAHPPAPDEQVLRRFADLDWAHFQAHSGQFLQLAPHARSTIQSFCQ from the coding sequence ATGAATTCCTCCCGATGGAGCCGCGAAGAGATGGAGCGGCACGATGCCGAGGCGGCGGAACGGTTCCCCGGACCGGACTACCGCCAGGCTTTGCAATGGCTGCACGAGATCGTGAAGCCGCGAGTGTATGTGGAGATCGGGGTGCATTGCGGAGACTCGCTGCGCCTGGCTGCCCACGCGGAAGTGGCCGTGGGTGTCGACCCGGCCGCGGAGATTGCGCAGGAGGTTCCCGGGCCTATGCACGTCTTCCGCATGACCAGCGATGAGTTCTTCCGGAGGTCCCTGCTGGAGGGGCTCTGCGCGGAGAGGCCGATCGACCTGGCGTTCATTGATGGCCTGCACCTCTTTGAACAGGTGATGAGGGATATTCACGGGCTGGAGCGGTACGCGGGCCCGGACACCATCATCGCTTTGCACGACACCATCCCGCTGAACGCAGAGACGTCGGAGCGGATTCGGCGCACGGAGTTCCATACGGGCGACGTGTGGAAGGCCGTGGCCTGGCTGCATACCCACCGGCCCGAACTGCGCATCGTGACGATTCCGGCGGCACCCACGGGCCTTACCCTGATCCGCGGTTTCGGCAGTGGGCGTGCGCATCCGCCCGCACCCGACGAGCAGGTGCTGCGGCGCTTTGCCGACCTGGACTGGGCGCACTTCCAGGCGCACAGCGGGCAGTTCCTCCAACTGGCGCCTCATGCACGGTCCACGATTCAGTCTTTCTGCCAATAG